A window of the Desulforapulum autotrophicum HRM2 genome harbors these coding sequences:
- a CDS encoding transglutaminase family protein: protein MQYNISHITRYHHGDVASLSHNELFLTPRQTPTQNCVKNTITLSPEPSTFSQRMDFFGNTVTTTTIQRPHRTLEITAGSQVILTPANPIPPEQTPAWDQVKKMVWQHATPETMEAFQFVFASSMIPVGEKFAAWARDLFQPGEPILKAALALTERVFTQFKYDPGATTTTTAVDTSFEMKRGVCQDFAHIEIACLRSLGLCARYVSGYLHTLPPPGKEKLVGADASHAWLSIYIPGMGWVDLDPTNNVIPTDQHLTLAWGRDYSDVTPVKGTVLGGGTHQLSVSVDVRPGT, encoded by the coding sequence ATGCAGTATAATATTTCCCATATCACCCGGTATCACCATGGTGATGTGGCCTCTTTATCCCACAATGAGCTGTTTTTGACGCCCCGCCAGACACCCACCCAGAACTGTGTGAAAAATACCATCACCCTGTCACCGGAGCCATCCACCTTTTCCCAGCGAATGGACTTTTTTGGCAACACCGTTACCACCACTACTATCCAGAGGCCCCACAGAACCCTGGAAATAACCGCTGGAAGCCAAGTCATTCTTACTCCGGCAAACCCCATACCCCCGGAGCAGACGCCGGCCTGGGACCAGGTAAAGAAGATGGTGTGGCAGCATGCCACCCCCGAAACCATGGAGGCCTTTCAATTTGTGTTTGCCTCTTCCATGATACCGGTGGGTGAAAAATTTGCCGCATGGGCACGGGATCTTTTTCAACCCGGGGAACCCATTTTAAAGGCGGCCCTGGCATTGACTGAGCGGGTTTTTACCCAGTTTAAATATGATCCCGGGGCAACCACCACCACCACAGCGGTGGATACCTCCTTTGAAATGAAACGGGGTGTGTGCCAGGATTTTGCCCACATTGAGATTGCCTGCCTGCGGTCATTGGGGCTTTGTGCCCGCTATGTCAGCGGGTATCTTCACACCTTGCCGCCTCCGGGCAAGGAAAAGCTTGTTGGTGCAGATGCCTCCCACGCCTGGCTTTCCATTTATATTCCGGGCATGGGGTGGGTGGATCTGGACCCCACCAACAATGTTATCCCAACGGATCAGCACCTGACCCTGGCATGGGGACGGGACTACAGTGATGTGACCCCGGTGAAGGGCACCGTGCTGGGAGGGGGTACCCATCAGCTTTCCGTATCGGTGGATGTCAGACCGGGGACCTGA
- a CDS encoding sulfurtransferase, translated as MKKGIFNGLVIVTSMVLMISLWGCGSSSTTSKAVPSDNLTGDTSMFPNNDLIASAQYLLDNGASNVNASANSTPIIIDTRSAAAYALGHIPGAINTEWGNFVVWNEPPEKAVLQPVADLETTLGSLGLTREATIVIYDDTLASWGSSGRIFWMLEYLGCTHVKILNGGWDKWEADKLPAQTSVNVLAPAVFTAVLNTDINPDKDHILDRMGDSDFVTVDTRTDAEFNGWTLYGEARGGHISGAVHLPYEWYFNSDHSILGYADLQDLFDSHGISDDKEIVPYCTAGIRSGFFYYLARLMGYDRVSNYDASMWDWAAANSAVYPMEALAHYERLVYPALVNQMMAEEPDLVIVETGWGPVGDNYNSGHLPGAVWVNTDEIEYDCFNPRDNWPVDAGDPPCWDRSTTMEEDLAKGLTPGDALPRNWWNIYPDQYLLPAIAYMGIQKDTPVIVYGEDVTAAARIISTLMYAGVEDVRLLNGGKTAWTTAGFSLSTEPAQRVSLEEFDPDTPGRTTAIYPEYKSEIPHVREVVNGDVTDAVIVDVRSMDEYLGKSAPYGYIPTDGRIPGAVWGLAGSSPWTMEDYTDDQDTTLRSYEEIKTFWVSQGLTPDKHLSFYCGTGWRSSLAWFYAYLMGYPQVSNFDSGWFEWSMGEGSAYAGADPVLNPIVDDDLTLP; from the coding sequence ATGAAAAAAGGCATTTTTAATGGTCTGGTCATTGTTACCAGTATGGTTTTAATGATATCTCTTTGGGGGTGCGGGAGTTCCAGCACTACTTCCAAAGCAGTCCCCAGCGATAATTTAACCGGGGACACTTCAATGTTTCCCAACAATGATCTCATCGCCTCGGCCCAGTATCTGTTGGACAATGGTGCCAGCAATGTGAATGCGTCTGCAAATTCAACACCGATTATCATTGATACCCGTTCCGCTGCAGCCTATGCCCTGGGGCACATCCCTGGAGCCATCAATACCGAATGGGGAAATTTTGTTGTTTGGAATGAGCCGCCGGAAAAAGCCGTTCTCCAACCAGTGGCGGATCTTGAAACCACCCTGGGAAGCCTTGGTTTGACCCGGGAAGCCACCATTGTTATCTACGATGATACCCTTGCCTCCTGGGGGTCATCCGGCCGAATCTTCTGGATGCTTGAATATTTGGGCTGTACCCATGTTAAAATCCTCAACGGGGGATGGGACAAATGGGAGGCAGATAAACTGCCGGCCCAGACATCTGTAAACGTTTTGGCGCCGGCTGTTTTTACAGCCGTACTCAATACCGACATTAATCCGGATAAGGATCACATTCTGGATCGAATGGGAGACAGTGATTTTGTGACGGTGGATACCCGTACAGATGCAGAGTTCAACGGGTGGACTCTCTACGGTGAAGCCCGGGGGGGACACATCTCTGGAGCGGTTCATCTGCCCTATGAGTGGTATTTCAACAGTGATCATTCAATCCTTGGCTATGCTGATTTACAGGATCTTTTTGACTCCCACGGTATCTCCGATGATAAAGAGATTGTTCCCTATTGCACCGCTGGTATCAGAAGTGGTTTTTTCTATTACCTTGCCAGGTTGATGGGGTATGACCGGGTAAGCAACTATGACGCCTCCATGTGGGACTGGGCCGCTGCAAATTCTGCGGTTTATCCCATGGAGGCACTTGCCCACTATGAACGCCTTGTTTATCCGGCCCTGGTTAACCAAATGATGGCAGAAGAGCCTGACCTGGTCATTGTGGAAACCGGTTGGGGACCTGTGGGTGATAATTACAACAGCGGTCATCTTCCCGGAGCTGTGTGGGTCAACACCGATGAAATTGAATACGACTGTTTCAATCCCCGGGACAACTGGCCCGTTGATGCCGGTGATCCTCCCTGCTGGGATCGAAGCACCACCATGGAAGAGGACCTTGCCAAGGGGCTGACCCCTGGGGATGCCCTGCCGCGCAACTGGTGGAACATCTATCCGGATCAGTATCTGTTGCCGGCCATTGCCTACATGGGCATCCAGAAGGATACCCCTGTTATTGTTTACGGAGAGGATGTTACTGCTGCAGCCAGAATTATCTCGACGCTGATGTATGCCGGTGTGGAAGATGTAAGGCTTCTCAACGGTGGAAAGACAGCATGGACTACGGCGGGATTTTCCCTTTCAACGGAACCGGCCCAGAGGGTTTCCCTGGAAGAATTTGATCCGGATACCCCTGGCCGGACAACGGCCATTTATCCTGAATACAAATCTGAGATTCCCCATGTCCGGGAGGTGGTCAACGGTGATGTTACTGATGCCGTCATCGTTGATGTCCGTAGTATGGATGAATACCTGGGGAAAAGTGCTCCCTACGGCTATATCCCCACGGACGGCCGTATCCCCGGGGCTGTGTGGGGGCTGGCAGGATCCAGTCCCTGGACCATGGAAGACTACACCGATGATCAGGACACCACCCTGAGATCTTATGAGGAGATCAAAACATTCTGGGTCTCCCAGGGGCTCACCCCGGACAAGCATCTTAGTTTTTATTGCGGAACGGGCTGGAGATCGAGCCTGGCATGGTTCTATGCATACCTGATGGGGTATCCCCAGGTCAGCAATTTTGACAGTGGCTGGTTTGAGTGGAGCATGGGTGAAGGGTCTGCCTATGCCGGAGCGGATCCGGTGCTGAACCCCATCGTGGACGATGATTTAACCCTTCCATAA